A genomic region of Methanobacterium sp. SMA-27 contains the following coding sequences:
- a CDS encoding 3-isopropylmalate dehydratase small subunit, whose translation MKGKVWKFGDDVDTDIIIPGRYLVLRDEKELAACVMEGCDPEFSKKVKKGDIMVAGKNFGCGSSREHAPIAIKGAGISAVVAESFARIFYRNSINIGLPLIEAKDIEGHISEGDIIEIDIDKGILKDLDTSEEFEIKPLPDFMLGIMKDGGLINYLKNHLAEIKEE comes from the coding sequence ATGAAAGGAAAAGTCTGGAAATTTGGAGACGATGTTGATACTGATATTATAATACCTGGAAGATATCTTGTATTAAGAGACGAAAAAGAACTAGCAGCATGTGTTATGGAAGGATGTGATCCCGAATTCTCAAAAAAAGTTAAAAAAGGAGACATAATGGTTGCAGGCAAAAATTTCGGCTGTGGATCCTCAAGGGAACATGCACCAATAGCAATTAAAGGGGCAGGAATATCTGCTGTTGTTGCAGAATCATTTGCAAGAATATTCTACAGAAACTCTATAAATATAGGTCTTCCTCTAATAGAAGCCAAAGATATAGAAGGACACATATCAGAGGGAGATATTATAGAAATTGATATAGACAAAGGAATTCTAAAGGATTTAGATACCTCTGAAGAGTTTGAGATCAAACCATTACCTGATTTCATGCTAGGGATCATGAAAGACGGTGGATTAATAAACTACCTCAAAAATCACCTTGCAGAGATAAAGGAAGAATAA
- the hacA gene encoding homoaconitase large subunit, producing MAMTMAEKILAKASGNKESEAGEIIMANIDVAMTHDLTGPLSVESFEKIGVEKVWDPDKIVIVFDHQVPADSIDAANNHMIMRKFVEEQGIKNFYDVREGVCHQVLPEKGHVVPGEVVVGTDSHTCTHGALGAFATGIGSTDMAMVFATGKLWFKVPETIKFDITGKLQDNVFAKDVVLNIIGNIGADGATYKACEFGGETTRNMSISDRMVLCNMAIEMGGKTGLVEPDQKTINYLKGRSTKSYEIIKTDDHAPSLETIHVNVNELEPQIACPHNVDNVKPVSEVEGTPIDQVFLGSCTNGRLSDLRTAAKIIKGKEVSKNIRMLVIPASREVYTKAMDEGLLRTFVDSGALVCNPCCGPCLGGHIGLVGPGEVSLSTSNRNFKGRQGSPDAEVYLSSAAVAAASAIKGKITDPRVI from the coding sequence ATGGCAATGACCATGGCAGAAAAAATACTAGCAAAAGCATCTGGAAATAAAGAATCAGAAGCAGGGGAAATAATAATGGCAAATATAGATGTTGCCATGACTCACGATTTAACAGGGCCACTATCTGTGGAATCTTTTGAGAAAATAGGGGTAGAAAAGGTATGGGATCCAGACAAAATAGTGATTGTTTTTGATCATCAAGTTCCAGCTGATTCTATTGACGCAGCAAATAATCACATGATAATGAGGAAATTTGTAGAAGAACAAGGAATCAAGAATTTTTACGATGTAAGAGAAGGCGTATGTCACCAAGTTCTTCCTGAAAAGGGACATGTAGTACCTGGTGAAGTTGTTGTTGGTACAGATTCCCATACTTGTACACATGGTGCATTAGGTGCATTTGCTACAGGAATAGGATCTACAGATATGGCAATGGTATTTGCAACCGGAAAACTTTGGTTTAAGGTACCTGAAACAATAAAATTTGATATTACTGGAAAATTACAGGACAATGTGTTCGCAAAGGATGTTGTTCTCAATATAATAGGTAACATAGGTGCAGATGGTGCCACTTATAAAGCATGTGAATTCGGAGGGGAAACAACACGAAATATGAGTATTTCTGATAGAATGGTTCTTTGCAATATGGCAATTGAAATGGGAGGTAAAACTGGTCTTGTTGAACCCGATCAAAAGACAATCAATTACCTAAAGGGGAGATCAACCAAATCCTACGAAATAATAAAAACAGATGATCATGCACCTTCACTTGAAACCATACATGTCAATGTCAATGAACTTGAACCACAGATAGCATGTCCGCATAATGTGGATAATGTAAAACCTGTTTCTGAAGTGGAAGGTACACCTATCGATCAGGTATTCCTAGGATCTTGCACAAATGGGCGGTTAAGCGATCTGAGAACTGCTGCAAAGATAATAAAAGGAAAAGAAGTATCAAAAAATATTAGAATGCTTGTAATACCTGCGTCTAGAGAAGTATATACCAAAGCAATGGATGAAGGTCTTTTAAGAACTTTTGTAGATTCTGGGGCATTGGTATGCAATCCTTGTTGTGGCCCCTGTTTAGGTGGGCACATCGGACTTGTGGGGCCCGGTGAAGTTAGCCTTTCAACATCAAATAGAAACTTTAAGGGAAGACAGGGAAGTCCTGATGCAGAAGTATATCTTAGCTCTGCAGCAGTGGCAGCAGCTTCCGCAATCAAAGGGAAAATTACCGATCCGAGGGTAATTTAA
- a CDS encoding MarR family winged helix-turn-helix transcriptional regulator, with protein MNQELELVESMDKLSELMQKFQTELLTGDLKEYTLRQLYYIELIDKNEGISVSEISKTLDLKKSTVSIAINQLIDLDIVNKIQSTTDKRFYFLKLTSKGKEIMKMHKQVHKNTIKKMLKILNPEEVENFIKIVDKITVII; from the coding sequence GTGAATCAAGAGCTCGAATTAGTGGAATCAATGGATAAATTAAGCGAATTAATGCAAAAATTTCAAACAGAGCTTCTGACAGGTGATTTGAAGGAATATACTCTAAGACAATTATACTATATTGAATTGATAGATAAAAACGAAGGTATAAGCGTTTCAGAAATTTCAAAAACTCTTGATCTTAAAAAATCAACAGTTTCAATTGCGATTAATCAGCTTATTGATCTTGATATTGTAAATAAAATTCAATCTACAACTGATAAACGTTTTTATTTTTTAAAACTCACTTCTAAAGGTAAAGAGATAATGAAAATGCATAAACAGGTTCATAAAAATACTATCAAGAAGATGTTAAAGATTTTAAACCCGGAAGAAGTTGAAAACTTCATTAAAATAGTGGATAAAATTACAGTTATCATTTAA
- a CDS encoding OB-fold nucleic acid binding domain-containing protein, with the protein MSGEEIKSEYEKIKDKISYDDFLKRMEERKHDYEDVSFMSELDIARTIVGEYINEANKPLSEANEAHKISELETGRDNISITGRVMHISHVKKFTSKKGREGKLANMILSDDTGEIRVVLWTENIKFLKKISEGDVIKINNAEVKQGFREDELHMKLDSTIQKLDEKDFETFPKYDDKITNIEDIKGDMQVNVVARILRIPKIRTFNKKGKEGKVLSLEIQDKTGKIQFTLWNRDTDIVEDLELKEGDSIKILGALGRTRDNEVSLSNSWVGRILKGEFDLPEYTETIQKIGDAHEMRDVTVVGVICKIYDAITFMRDDGSTGQVRSLEMEDDTGSIRITLWNDDANMDLKKGDIIKIIGGNIEFDEYSGTDYRINTNWNTKIIINPEIDAKLKKQLQECGKYLKPLKISQIHEMDEEGEEIDVVGRIVNVYDPSEFNRDDGTTGKVRTIEIGDGTGIIRASFWDDKAELSFAEGDPIKIENARTRLGNYNMDLSIGRTARIVKPNPEEINDLPAINEIEDSIYSTKTISELNDGDRNVRLIGRVINIYDPNEFQRADGSKGTVRTIEIADGTGVIRASFWDEKSETPLNVGDTIKIENPRVNLRDDKIELSVGRNTNVTKATDEETEKLPSFDDIKEMIYKTKKIDDIGEEDRNIKVTGQIVEAYGNRILYEMCPNCNKRVSLVDNIYICDICGEEIDEPNYLMIIPCVIEDDTGTMRVTFFRTAAEELIGMKMQEIIEVIQKTGDEGSLEDKVSDLVGHEITIIADASFDEYNEEIRLNAKKLVEIKL; encoded by the coding sequence ATGAGCGGCGAGGAAATAAAGAGTGAATATGAAAAGATTAAGGATAAAATATCATACGATGACTTCTTAAAGAGAATGGAAGAACGGAAACATGATTACGAGGATGTTAGTTTCATGAGCGAGCTTGATATAGCCCGCACAATTGTTGGCGAATATATTAACGAAGCTAATAAACCTTTATCAGAGGCAAATGAAGCACATAAGATATCAGAACTCGAAACTGGTCGTGACAACATCAGTATAACAGGTAGAGTAATGCACATATCTCATGTGAAAAAATTTACCAGTAAAAAAGGAAGGGAAGGAAAACTTGCCAATATGATATTATCCGATGATACAGGCGAAATACGAGTAGTACTATGGACAGAAAATATTAAATTCCTTAAAAAAATATCAGAAGGAGACGTTATTAAAATCAACAATGCTGAAGTGAAGCAAGGATTCAGAGAAGATGAACTTCACATGAAGTTAGATTCAACCATACAGAAACTGGATGAAAAAGATTTTGAAACATTTCCCAAATACGATGATAAGATCACCAATATAGAAGACATAAAGGGAGATATGCAGGTTAATGTAGTGGCCAGAATTTTGCGTATTCCAAAAATAAGAACTTTCAATAAAAAAGGGAAAGAGGGAAAAGTTTTATCACTCGAAATTCAGGATAAAACCGGTAAAATACAATTTACGCTTTGGAACAGAGACACCGATATTGTAGAAGATCTTGAACTAAAGGAAGGAGATTCAATAAAAATATTGGGTGCCCTTGGAAGAACACGTGACAATGAAGTATCTTTATCCAATTCATGGGTAGGTAGAATCTTGAAGGGCGAATTTGATCTTCCAGAATACACCGAAACAATACAAAAAATTGGTGATGCGCATGAAATGCGTGATGTAACAGTTGTTGGTGTCATCTGCAAAATATATGATGCTATTACATTCATGAGAGACGATGGAAGTACAGGACAGGTAAGATCCCTCGAAATGGAAGATGATACTGGATCCATCAGGATAACTCTATGGAATGATGATGCAAATATGGACCTGAAAAAAGGGGACATTATTAAAATTATCGGCGGAAATATTGAATTCGACGAATACTCCGGGACAGACTATAGAATAAACACCAATTGGAATACTAAAATAATTATTAACCCGGAAATCGATGCTAAACTTAAGAAACAACTTCAAGAATGCGGCAAATATCTTAAACCATTAAAAATATCCCAAATACATGAAATGGATGAGGAAGGTGAAGAAATCGATGTTGTTGGGAGAATAGTAAATGTGTACGATCCATCCGAGTTTAATAGAGACGATGGAACAACCGGGAAAGTCAGAACTATTGAAATTGGAGACGGTACAGGAATAATAAGAGCTTCTTTTTGGGATGATAAAGCAGAACTGTCATTCGCAGAAGGGGATCCAATAAAAATAGAAAATGCCCGGACACGTTTAGGAAACTACAACATGGATCTGTCTATTGGCAGAACAGCTAGGATTGTTAAACCTAACCCAGAAGAAATAAACGATTTACCTGCCATAAACGAAATCGAAGATTCTATTTATTCCACCAAAACCATTAGCGAATTGAATGATGGGGACCGTAATGTAAGGCTAATTGGGAGAGTTATTAATATCTATGATCCAAACGAATTCCAGCGTGCCGATGGAAGCAAAGGAACTGTTAGAACAATAGAAATAGCCGATGGAACTGGAGTAATTAGGGCTTCATTCTGGGATGAAAAATCAGAAACTCCATTAAATGTCGGAGATACAATAAAAATAGAAAATCCTCGTGTAAACCTACGTGACGATAAAATAGAACTCAGTGTGGGCAGAAATACAAATGTGACAAAAGCAACAGATGAAGAAACTGAAAAACTCCCTTCTTTTGATGATATAAAAGAAATGATCTATAAAACCAAGAAGATCGATGATATTGGAGAGGAAGATCGTAATATAAAAGTAACAGGACAAATTGTAGAAGCCTATGGAAACAGAATACTCTATGAAATGTGTCCTAACTGTAATAAACGAGTGAGCTTGGTAGATAATATTTATATCTGCGATATATGCGGAGAAGAGATAGATGAACCCAATTATCTTATGATAATACCATGTGTTATTGAAGATGATACAGGGACAATGCGCGTTACATTCTTCAGAACCGCCGCAGAAGAACTAATTGGAATGAAAATGCAAGAAATTATTGAGGTAATCCAAAAAACTGGAGATGAAGGATCGCTCGAAGATAAAGTATCAGATCTTGTTGGCCACGAAATCACAATTATTGCTGATGCTAGCTTTGACGAATACAACGAGGAAATACGACTCAATGCTAAAAAACTTGTTGAAATAAAGTTGTAA
- the radA gene encoding DNA repair and recombination protein RadA has protein sequence MVELEDLPNVGEKTAQKLRDAGFADMMRLATATAKELSVKAEIGEGVAEKVIEAARKSEQIDFETAMDVMERRKDVGRITTGSTGLDELIGGGIETQSITEVFGEFGSGKSQISHELAVTVQLPPERGGLSGDCVFIDTENTFRPERIKQIADGLELDVEEVLTKIHIARAFNSSHQILMADKVNELIQSGTNIRLVIVDSLTAHFRAEYIGRESLATRQQKLNQHLHTLQNIANTYNVGVFVTNQVQSKPDAFFGSPTKAIGGHVLGHAATYRIWLKKGLAGKRIARLVDSPHLPEGEAVFKVITEGISD, from the coding sequence ATGGTAGAACTCGAAGACTTGCCAAATGTGGGTGAAAAAACTGCCCAGAAATTGAGAGATGCTGGTTTCGCCGATATGATGAGATTGGCTACCGCAACTGCAAAGGAATTAAGTGTTAAAGCCGAAATAGGAGAAGGTGTTGCTGAAAAAGTTATAGAAGCTGCAAGAAAATCTGAACAGATTGATTTTGAAACAGCAATGGATGTGATGGAAAGACGAAAGGACGTTGGAAGGATAACAACTGGTAGTACCGGTCTTGATGAACTTATTGGCGGAGGAATTGAAACACAATCCATAACAGAAGTATTTGGTGAATTCGGATCTGGAAAAAGTCAGATATCCCACGAACTAGCCGTTACAGTACAATTACCTCCGGAAAGAGGAGGTTTATCTGGAGACTGTGTATTCATAGATACTGAAAACACATTTAGACCTGAAAGAATAAAACAGATCGCAGATGGTCTTGAACTTGATGTGGAAGAAGTTTTAACTAAAATACACATTGCAAGAGCATTCAATTCAAGTCATCAAATATTGATGGCAGACAAGGTTAACGAATTGATCCAGAGCGGCACAAATATTAGACTTGTAATAGTGGACTCTCTAACTGCACATTTCCGTGCTGAATATATTGGAAGGGAATCCCTTGCAACTAGGCAACAGAAACTGAACCAACATTTGCATACTCTTCAAAACATTGCTAACACCTATAATGTAGGTGTTTTCGTTACAAACCAAGTTCAATCAAAACCAGATGCGTTCTTTGGAAGTCCAACCAAAGCAATAGGAGGACATGTGCTAGGTCATGCAGCAACATATAGGATATGGCTCAAAAAGGGACTTGCAGGTAAAAGAATCGCAAGATTAGTGGATAGTCCACATTTACCAGAAGGCGAGGCAGTTTTCAAAGTAATAACAGAGGGAATTTCAGACTGA
- a CDS encoding AEC family transporter — protein MSSIETILAIILMILVGYISKRIGLLKYEDSITLNKIVVNIAIPSLIFLAMYTADLSNIKVLIPITLICIVTGSLSGLLVYLFSVSRGYSKKTKWTLVGTSTLFNSGFLGYPVVLGIFGASGLVRAVFYDMGSTILFLCLGIFFIIIFEGKYTSIIRRTFLFPPIWGIILGIIANFLHLNIGLLPLNVLKYLSGAAIPIIMVSLGLSLEVGGLKNYLGAASFVSFIRLAVSPIIAISIIYILGLTGLESTVTIIEAGMPSAMLSLVLAASYDLDIKAAAACIFLSTVLSMISLPILIYLL, from the coding sequence ATGAGTTCTATTGAAACTATACTCGCCATAATTTTAATGATATTAGTGGGTTACATTTCCAAGAGAATTGGTCTTCTCAAATATGAGGATTCAATTACACTCAACAAAATAGTTGTTAACATTGCCATTCCTTCACTTATATTTTTGGCAATGTACACTGCAGATCTTTCCAATATAAAAGTTTTAATTCCAATTACACTGATATGCATTGTAACAGGGAGTCTTTCCGGTTTACTGGTTTATTTATTTTCAGTTTCAAGAGGATACTCAAAAAAGACGAAATGGACATTGGTAGGTACTTCAACTCTTTTCAATTCAGGTTTTCTTGGATATCCTGTTGTTCTTGGGATTTTTGGTGCAAGTGGGTTGGTAAGAGCTGTTTTCTATGATATGGGTTCTACTATACTCTTTCTTTGTCTTGGAATTTTTTTTATTATTATATTTGAAGGTAAATATACCTCAATCATCAGAAGAACATTTCTATTCCCCCCAATTTGGGGCATTATTCTTGGAATAATTGCAAACTTTTTGCATTTGAATATTGGATTACTACCTCTAAATGTACTGAAATATCTCAGCGGAGCTGCAATTCCAATTATAATGGTATCTCTTGGACTTTCATTAGAAGTTGGGGGATTGAAAAATTATTTAGGTGCTGCTTCATTTGTTTCATTTATTAGACTGGCAGTATCTCCTATAATTGCAATTTCAATAATTTATATTTTGGGGTTAACAGGTCTTGAGAGTACGGTAACAATAATTGAGGCAGGAATGCCCTCTGCAATGTTAAGTCTTGTTCTTGCTGCAAGTTATGATCTTGATATTAAAGCAGCAGCAGCTTGTATATTCCTAAGCACTGTTCTAAGTATGATTTCATTACCAATATTGATTTATTTATTGTAA
- a CDS encoding CoB--CoM heterodisulfide reductase iron-sulfur subunit A family protein, with the protein MADEKKQETTEEPKVGVYTCHCGINIGGVVDIEAVKDYAATLPNVVVSEEYKYFCSDPGQEMIQKDIKEKGLNRVVVAACSPRLHEPTFRRAVKEAGLNPYLFEFANIREHDSWVHQNEPEAATEKAKDLVRMAVAKARLLEPLISETVSVIDKALVIGGGVAGIQASLDLADMGFQTYLVEKQPTIGGRMSQLDKTFPTMDCSMCILAPKMVDCGKHENIELISYAEVKKVDGYIGNFKVEVEKKPRFIDEKLCTGCGSCAEVCPIEIPNYFDEGVGMVKATYIPFPQAVPLCSTIDKDYCIECKLCDQVCGNMAIKHDQEPETIELDVGTIIVATGYDPYDPTEKKEWAYGAAENVITGLELERYINASGPTQGHVVKPSDGKAPKSVAFIQCVGSRDEQIDKPYCSRVCCMYAMKNAQLILEHEPDTDITIYYMDIRAFGKGFEEFYKRSQEKYGIKFIRGRPATVLENPDQTLTVRAEDTLLGKITEYDYDMVVLSVGLQPPEGAEELRQTLTLSKSADGFLMEAHPKLRPVDTLTEGIFLAGVAQGPKDIPDAVAQASGAAARAAIPMIKGEVEIEPIIASVDEDVCGGCEVCIELCPYGALERIDEQAHVNIALCKGCGTCVAACPSGALDQAHFKTSQIFAQIEAAMNSGK; encoded by the coding sequence TTGGCAGATGAAAAAAAGCAAGAAACAACCGAAGAACCAAAAGTCGGGGTATACACATGTCACTGTGGTATAAACATAGGTGGCGTAGTTGATATCGAGGCAGTAAAAGATTATGCAGCAACACTTCCAAACGTTGTTGTATCAGAAGAGTACAAATACTTCTGTTCAGACCCAGGACAGGAAATGATCCAGAAGGACATCAAAGAAAAGGGTTTAAACAGAGTAGTTGTAGCAGCATGTTCACCAAGGCTCCACGAACCAACGTTCAGAAGAGCAGTTAAAGAAGCAGGATTAAACCCATATCTATTTGAATTTGCAAACATAAGGGAACATGATTCATGGGTTCACCAGAACGAACCTGAAGCAGCAACAGAAAAGGCAAAGGACCTTGTAAGAATGGCAGTAGCTAAAGCCAGATTACTAGAACCACTCATATCTGAAACAGTTTCAGTTATAGACAAAGCCCTTGTTATTGGTGGAGGAGTAGCAGGAATTCAGGCATCACTAGATCTGGCTGACATGGGATTCCAAACTTACCTGGTAGAAAAACAGCCTACAATAGGTGGAAGGATGTCCCAGCTTGACAAAACTTTCCCAACAATGGATTGTTCAATGTGTATTCTAGCACCTAAAATGGTTGACTGTGGAAAACACGAAAATATCGAACTTATTTCCTATGCAGAAGTTAAGAAAGTTGACGGTTACATAGGTAATTTTAAAGTTGAAGTTGAAAAGAAACCACGTTTCATAGATGAAAAGTTATGTACTGGTTGTGGAAGCTGTGCAGAAGTTTGCCCAATAGAAATACCAAACTACTTTGATGAAGGCGTTGGTATGGTCAAAGCTACTTACATACCATTCCCTCAGGCAGTTCCTCTATGTTCTACTATAGACAAGGATTACTGTATAGAATGTAAATTATGCGACCAAGTCTGTGGTAACATGGCAATAAAGCATGACCAGGAACCAGAAACCATTGAACTAGATGTTGGTACCATTATAGTAGCAACAGGTTACGATCCATACGACCCAACAGAGAAAAAAGAATGGGCATATGGTGCAGCTGAAAACGTTATCACAGGGCTTGAACTTGAAAGATACATTAACGCATCGGGTCCAACCCAAGGACACGTTGTGAAACCATCAGATGGTAAAGCACCGAAAAGTGTGGCATTCATCCAATGTGTTGGATCAAGGGACGAACAGATAGACAAACCATACTGTTCCAGGGTCTGCTGTATGTATGCAATGAAAAACGCTCAACTCATCCTAGAACATGAACCAGACACCGATATCACCATTTATTACATGGATATTAGAGCATTCGGTAAAGGATTCGAAGAATTCTACAAACGTTCACAAGAGAAATATGGTATCAAGTTCATCAGAGGTCGACCAGCAACAGTCCTGGAAAACCCTGACCAGACCCTAACCGTAAGGGCAGAAGATACCCTACTCGGAAAAATAACAGAATACGACTATGATATGGTTGTATTATCTGTGGGTCTACAGCCACCAGAAGGAGCAGAAGAACTTAGACAGACTTTAACCCTGTCAAAAAGTGCAGACGGTTTCCTAATGGAAGCTCACCCTAAACTCAGACCTGTTGACACATTAACAGAGGGTATTTTCCTTGCCGGTGTTGCACAGGGACCTAAAGATATTCCTGACGCAGTTGCACAGGCATCAGGTGCAGCAGCAAGAGCAGCAATACCAATGATAAAAGGTGAAGTGGAAATTGAACCTATCATTGCTAGTGTTGATGAAGATGTTTGTGGTGGATGTGAAGTTTGTATTGAACTTTGCCCATACGGTGCACTTGAAAGAATAGATGAACAGGCACATGTTAATATAGCACTCTGTAAAGGATGCGGAACTTGTGTTGCAGCATGTCCATCTGGAGCACTTGACCAAGCACACTTCAAAACCAGCCAGATATTTGCTCAGATTGAAGCAGCAATGAATAGTGGAAAATAA
- a CDS encoding DUF169 domain-containing protein produces MYQEIGEKLKEILKLDLDPVAIKWSVRVPKNIPKEEGKSRFCTKLDKAAKGEIFYSTVKEEDCMGGMRYSGMKDRKELPTNMQSGAFLVPAGVYKSIPAVQRSWKNNMAIESGIFSAVIFSPLSKADFEPDIIFLVCNAEQAMMILHANAYDSGSHGLGGDSGPICSSMAAVPYLTGEVTYGFGDIGSRRNMTLKPEDVMVTIPAGDLERIISNLIEMKKKTFFRES; encoded by the coding sequence TTGTATCAAGAAATTGGAGAAAAACTTAAGGAAATATTAAAACTTGATCTGGACCCAGTTGCTATAAAGTGGTCCGTAAGAGTACCTAAAAATATCCCAAAGGAAGAAGGCAAATCAAGATTTTGTACCAAACTGGATAAAGCAGCAAAAGGGGAAATTTTTTATTCAACAGTTAAAGAAGAAGACTGTATGGGTGGTATGAGATATTCTGGCATGAAGGATAGGAAAGAATTACCAACAAATATGCAAAGTGGGGCATTTTTAGTGCCTGCTGGGGTTTACAAAAGTATACCTGCTGTTCAACGCTCTTGGAAAAACAACATGGCGATTGAATCTGGAATATTTAGCGCAGTGATATTTTCACCCCTATCCAAAGCTGATTTTGAACCAGATATTATATTTTTGGTTTGTAACGCGGAACAGGCCATGATGATACTCCACGCAAACGCCTATGATTCAGGATCCCATGGTTTAGGTGGAGATTCCGGACCTATATGTAGCTCAATGGCTGCAGTGCCATATTTAACTGGAGAAGTAACGTATGGCTTTGGTGACATAGGATCCCGAAGAAATATGACTTTGAAACCCGAAGATGTAATGGTAACAATTCCTGCAGGAGATCTTGAAAGGATAATTTCTAATCTCATTGAAATGAAGAAAAAAACATTTTTCAGGGAGAGTTAA
- the glyA gene encoding serine hydroxymethyltransferase, giving the protein MFKNEEYALKIKEITKEHHNWMENSINLIASENITSTSVREALASDLSHRYAEGLSGCRLYEGCKYVDEIEDITVKLSKKIFKAEHANVQPISGVVANMASFFALAKHGDSMMALEVPVGGHISHANVSAAGIRGLKIAPHPFDETKMNIDADAMKKDIIEKKPKIVLLGGSLFLFPHPVEDAREAADEVGAKVMYDGAHVLGLIAGGYFQDPLREGADLLVGSTHKTFPGPQGGIILCKEDIAHKIDDAVFPGVVSNHHLHHLAALGIATSEMLEFGSAYAKQIIKNAQALAQELYSLGFNVLCEDQGFTESHQLAMDVSNVGRAAKLAKDLESNNIILNKNLFPWDDVNRSDDPSGIRIGTQEITRRGLKEKNMSEVAEFIKRVAIDGENVKQEVTEFIKQHNKVHYAFKEDEAYNYVDF; this is encoded by the coding sequence ATGTTTAAAAACGAAGAATACGCTCTAAAAATTAAAGAAATTACAAAAGAGCACCATAATTGGATGGAAAATAGTATAAATCTTATTGCAAGTGAAAATATTACAAGCACCAGTGTCAGGGAGGCTTTAGCTTCAGATCTATCTCATAGATATGCGGAAGGTCTTTCTGGTTGTAGACTCTACGAAGGCTGCAAGTATGTTGACGAGATAGAAGATATAACTGTGAAACTTTCAAAAAAGATTTTTAAAGCAGAACATGCTAATGTTCAGCCAATATCAGGCGTTGTAGCAAATATGGCATCCTTCTTTGCTCTCGCAAAACACGGCGACTCTATGATGGCTCTTGAGGTTCCCGTGGGTGGACATATAAGCCATGCAAATGTCAGCGCTGCAGGAATACGAGGATTAAAAATAGCCCCCCATCCTTTTGATGAAACAAAAATGAATATCGATGCGGATGCTATGAAAAAGGATATAATCGAGAAAAAGCCAAAAATAGTACTCTTAGGCGGCAGTTTATTTCTGTTCCCACATCCAGTAGAAGACGCTAGGGAAGCAGCAGATGAAGTGGGCGCAAAGGTAATGTACGATGGTGCACATGTTCTTGGTTTAATAGCAGGAGGATATTTCCAGGACCCTCTTAGGGAAGGTGCAGATCTTCTTGTTGGAAGTACACATAAAACTTTTCCAGGACCACAAGGAGGTATAATCCTCTGTAAGGAAGATATTGCGCACAAAATAGATGATGCAGTCTTCCCCGGAGTTGTAAGTAACCATCACCTCCATCATCTTGCAGCACTAGGAATAGCTACATCAGAAATGCTCGAATTTGGTAGTGCTTATGCCAAACAAATAATCAAAAATGCACAGGCACTTGCACAGGAACTATACTCTCTTGGATTTAATGTACTTTGTGAAGATCAAGGATTCACTGAGTCTCATCAGCTAGCAATGGATGTATCAAATGTTGGAAGAGCAGCTAAACTTGCAAAGGACCTTGAATCAAACAACATAATTCTCAACAAGAATCTATTCCCATGGGACGATGTAAACCGCTCAGATGATCCATCTGGTATCCGTATTGGAACACAAGAAATAACCAGACGTGGATTAAAAGAGAAAAACATGTCAGAAGTGGCAGAATTCATTAAAAGAGTTGCAATTGATGGTGAAAATGTTAAACAAGAAGTTACAGAATTTATAAAACAACATAATAAAGTGCATTATGCATTCAAAGAAGATGAAGCATACAATTATGTTGACTTCTAA